The proteins below come from a single Candidatus Falkowbacteria bacterium genomic window:
- a CDS encoding alanine--tRNA ligase yields the protein MTANELRQKYLDFFKSKGHSIIPSASLMPENDPTVLFTTAGMHPLVPYLMGENHPGGTRVADVQKCIRTGDIDDVGDNRHLTFFEMLGNWSFGDYFKKEAISWSWEFLTSKEWLGLDPNRLYVTVFMGNDDSPVDEESIGVWQEQFAKFGIKAEVCPYGEKIAGNPAYRIFTLPAKDNWWGPAGETGPCGPCSEMFYDVRPAEGALELTFDEEVDRFRIMEIWNDVFMEFNKVAPGQFEKLSQKNVDTGMGLERTITVLTGKQSVFETDIFKTIFAKIESLTGKTYGADEKDDKAMRVIADHLKASTFIIGDNKGVTPSNNAHGYVVRRLLRRAMRYGRQLGLINQIWISEVAKVIIADFADIYPELAKNSDFVLAQLSEEEEKFSKTLENGLKEFEKLKNKTQIAERLIDGVDAFNLYQTYGFPLEITKELAAEAGLTIDEAAFNQELEKHQELSRTASAGMFKGGLADASDETKKLHTAAHLMLAALRQVLGDHIQQKGSNITAERLRFDFSHPDKMTPEQIAQVEAIVNKNIADDLPVGYQEMTLEEAKAIGATGVFESKYGEKVKVYTAGEGANIASREICGGPHVDRTGILGKFKIQKEESSSSGVRRIKAVLEQ from the coding sequence ATGACCGCCAACGAACTTAGGCAGAAATATCTCGATTTCTTCAAATCAAAAGGCCACTCAATCATTCCGAGCGCCTCATTGATGCCGGAAAATGACCCGACAGTACTATTTACCACTGCCGGCATGCATCCGTTGGTGCCATACCTGATGGGCGAGAACCATCCAGGCGGGACGCGCGTCGCCGACGTACAGAAATGCATCCGCACCGGCGACATCGACGACGTAGGCGACAATCGCCATCTGACTTTTTTTGAAATGTTAGGCAATTGGTCGTTCGGCGACTACTTCAAAAAAGAGGCTATCAGCTGGAGTTGGGAATTCCTAACTTCCAAAGAATGGCTCGGCCTCGACCCAAATCGCTTATACGTCACCGTCTTTATGGGCAATGACGACTCGCCAGTAGATGAAGAATCGATCGGCGTCTGGCAAGAACAGTTCGCCAAGTTCGGCATCAAGGCCGAGGTCTGTCCTTATGGAGAGAAGATTGCCGGCAATCCTGCCTACCGCATCTTCACCTTGCCTGCCAAAGACAACTGGTGGGGACCGGCCGGCGAGACAGGCCCATGCGGCCCATGCTCCGAGATGTTTTATGACGTCCGACCAGCAGAAGGCGCGCTCGAACTGACCTTCGACGAAGAGGTCGACCGCTTCCGTATCATGGAAATCTGGAATGATGTCTTCATGGAATTCAACAAAGTAGCCCCCGGCCAATTCGAGAAACTATCACAAAAGAATGTCGACACTGGCATGGGACTCGAACGTACCATCACCGTCCTGACCGGCAAACAGAGCGTCTTCGAGACCGACATCTTCAAAACCATATTCGCCAAGATTGAAAGCCTGACCGGCAAAACCTATGGCGCAGACGAAAAAGATGACAAAGCCATGCGCGTCATCGCTGACCACCTCAAAGCTTCAACCTTTATAATCGGCGACAACAAGGGGGTGACTCCATCGAACAACGCACACGGCTACGTCGTGCGACGCCTCTTGAGGCGCGCTATGCGTTACGGACGCCAGCTCGGCCTGATCAATCAGATTTGGATCAGCGAGGTTGCCAAGGTAATTATCGCCGATTTTGCCGACATCTACCCGGAATTAGCTAAAAATAGCGACTTTGTTTTGGCCCAACTCAGCGAAGAAGAGGAAAAATTCAGCAAGACTCTGGAAAACGGCTTGAAAGAGTTTGAAAAGCTCAAAAACAAGACCCAGATTGCCGAAAGGCTGATTGACGGCGTCGACGCCTTCAATCTATACCAGACTTACGGCTTTCCTTTGGAAATCACCAAAGAACTGGCAGCCGAAGCCGGCTTAACCATCGATGAAGCAGCCTTTAACCAGGAGCTGGAGAAGCATCAGGAACTTTCACGCACCGCTTCAGCTGGAATGTTCAAGGGCGGTTTGGCTGATGCCTCGGACGAAACCAAGAAACTTCACACCGCCGCTCACTTGATGTTAGCCGCCTTACGCCAAGTTTTGGGAGACCACATCCAGCAAAAGGGCTCAAACATCACCGCCGAGCGCCTGCGCTTCGACTTTTCTCATCCGGACAAGATGACCCCCGAACAAATCGCTCAGGTCGAGGCCATCGTCAATAAGAATATCGCTGATGACCTGCCGGTAGGCTACCAGGAGATGACCCTGGAGGAGGCCAAGGCCATCGGTGCAACCGGCGTTTTTGAGTCTAAATATGGAGAAAAAGTGAAGGTTTATACCGCCGGCGAGGGAGCTAATATCGCCAGCCGGGAGATCTGCGGCGGCCCTCATGTTGACAGAACTGGAATTTTAGGTAAATTTAAGATACAGAAAGAAGAAAGTTCGTCTTCTGGCGTCCGCCGTATCAAAGCGGTACTGGAACAGTAG
- the infA gene encoding translation initiation factor IF-1: MKHRDRAQPEQNSSKDFIETEGEVLELLPAATFKLALANGHEVLAHLSGKMRMNKIRLLPGDRVKLEMSPYDLTKGRITYRL; encoded by the coding sequence ATGAAACATAGAGACAGAGCACAGCCAGAACAGAACAGCTCCAAGGACTTCATCGAAACCGAAGGTGAGGTTTTGGAATTATTGCCAGCAGCCACTTTCAAGTTAGCGCTGGCCAACGGCCACGAAGTCTTAGCCCACCTTTCCGGGAAGATGCGGATGAACAAGATCCGCCTATTGCCAGGAGACCGGGTCAAGCTTGAAATGAGCCCCTACGATCTGACCAAGGGTCGGATCACCTACCGTTTATAA
- a CDS encoding DUF4012 domain-containing protein, producing the protein MPKISYKPLPKSQHVINLKDELAKRQDASASSNSNKQWSRVMAKPVQIFDRPAEPIKSEARPAKERKVPKEPKAEKAIREPIKLDLRLELNLWQHFYSFCVILGKSIFSIGKLYFAPVSAVKKIFAEKPKADPIKSETRADKKETKKRVKVEPAPALPAPAPSPIIRISPVRSAFAFTVILLLLAALLKGTVLFAAVSQAKDRVVRNVADSLSSLAGASKAAADKDFLNATRSLSEAKQGFVGAQQELSSINDLLLKLAGAAPSPELKLAGNSKAILAAAESASSLGQNLTQAISYFTADFASTTDLAAKLENINVQARAAADNSRLLNQELNSIDMQAIPDGLHNQFIFIRNKSNDLYKSLEELSNLSDAANLFLGLNQDRRYLLIFQNNAEARATGGFFGSFALIDFSKGKIKKIETPGGGSYDTDAGLRERIIAPEPLQLVNAQWHFWDSNWWPDWPTSAKKIAWFYEKSAGPSVDGVISFTPTVMEELLRAVGPIDMTAQYGVTIDADNFWDVTQEFSEQKPDVTKTPKKIIGDLMNQLLAEIPKRMNKEISLKLLALADKELSERQILLYFFNDELENTVQRFGWDGRVKATNWDYLSVINSNIAGGKSDRRIRQTFTHNAVLQPDGTIIDEVKIKREHTAGNREPFAGVRNVDWMRVYVPHGSQLLEATGFETPSSTFFDKPDDTWEHDPSLAAEEQAQVDPMSGTKIYDEAGKTVFANWSMIDPGQTEEITLRYRLPFTIKNATKEQTWQDELDNFMGWTQANYYPYSLLVQKQSGSLNTTLISKFEIQSPTAGRPKLKVAQTQPRSSGQTTIGWSGEQSLDTDYYQAAFLTDY; encoded by the coding sequence ATGCCTAAGATAAGTTACAAGCCGCTGCCGAAATCGCAGCACGTCATCAACCTCAAAGACGAACTGGCTAAACGCCAGGATGCTTCTGCGAGCTCGAACTCCAACAAGCAGTGGAGCCGAGTCATGGCTAAGCCGGTGCAGATTTTTGACAGGCCGGCGGAACCGATCAAGTCAGAAGCCAGGCCAGCCAAAGAACGCAAGGTACCAAAGGAACCCAAAGCAGAGAAGGCCATAAGGGAGCCGATAAAACTCGACCTCCGTCTTGAATTGAATTTGTGGCAGCACTTCTACAGTTTCTGCGTCATCCTAGGCAAATCTATTTTCTCTATCGGCAAACTCTACTTCGCCCCAGTCTCTGCGGTCAAAAAAATATTCGCCGAAAAACCGAAGGCCGACCCGATCAAATCCGAGACAAGGGCAGACAAGAAAGAAACCAAGAAGCGGGTGAAAGTCGAACCGGCACCCGCCTTGCCCGCTCCAGCCCCTTCGCCGATCATCAGGATATCGCCCGTGCGCTCAGCTTTCGCTTTCACTGTCATCCTTCTGCTGCTCGCTGCTTTGCTCAAGGGCACGGTATTATTTGCTGCCGTCTCACAAGCTAAGGATAGGGTTGTACGCAATGTGGCTGACAGCCTTTCAAGCCTGGCCGGCGCCAGCAAAGCCGCGGCTGACAAAGATTTTCTCAATGCTACTCGCTCGCTCTCCGAGGCCAAACAAGGCTTCGTTGGGGCTCAACAGGAACTCTCATCCATCAATGACCTGCTTTTGAAGCTGGCCGGCGCAGCACCGAGCCCCGAACTCAAGCTGGCCGGCAACAGCAAGGCTATACTCGCAGCTGCCGAGTCGGCATCGTCATTGGGGCAGAACCTGACCCAAGCCATCTCTTATTTCACCGCTGATTTTGCCAGCACGACAGACCTCGCCGCCAAACTAGAAAATATCAATGTCCAAGCCAGGGCGGCGGCCGACAACTCACGTCTCTTAAACCAGGAACTGAACAGCATCGACATGCAAGCCATCCCCGACGGACTGCATAACCAATTCATTTTCATCCGCAATAAATCCAACGACCTCTACAAGAGCCTCGAGGAATTATCTAATCTTTCCGATGCCGCCAACCTTTTTCTCGGCCTCAACCAAGATCGCCGCTACCTCCTGATTTTTCAGAACAACGCCGAGGCCCGAGCGACCGGCGGCTTCTTCGGCAGCTTCGCCTTGATTGATTTCAGCAAAGGCAAAATCAAAAAAATCGAGACACCGGGCGGAGGCAGTTACGACACCGACGCTGGCCTGCGCGAACGCATCATCGCGCCAGAGCCGTTGCAGCTGGTCAACGCCCAGTGGCACTTCTGGGATTCTAACTGGTGGCCGGACTGGCCGACCTCGGCCAAGAAAATCGCCTGGTTCTATGAAAAATCAGCCGGCCCCTCGGTCGATGGCGTGATCAGCTTCACTCCGACCGTCATGGAGGAGCTCCTGCGAGCAGTAGGACCAATCGATATGACAGCGCAGTACGGCGTCACCATCGATGCCGACAACTTTTGGGACGTGACCCAGGAATTTTCCGAACAAAAGCCGGACGTGACCAAGACGCCCAAGAAAATCATCGGCGACCTGATGAACCAGCTCTTGGCCGAAATCCCAAAAAGGATGAACAAGGAGATCTCTCTCAAATTATTAGCATTAGCTGACAAGGAGCTGTCCGAACGGCAGATCCTGCTTTATTTTTTCAATGACGAACTGGAGAACACGGTCCAGCGCTTCGGCTGGGATGGCCGGGTGAAGGCAACCAACTGGGATTACCTCTCCGTCATCAATTCCAATATCGCCGGCGGCAAGAGCGATCGTCGCATCAGGCAGACTTTCACTCACAATGCTGTGCTGCAGCCCGATGGCACGATCATCGATGAAGTTAAGATCAAGCGCGAACACACTGCCGGCAACAGGGAACCTTTCGCCGGCGTCCGCAACGTCGACTGGATGCGTGTTTACGTACCGCACGGCAGCCAGCTTCTCGAGGCAACGGGATTCGAGACGCCATCGAGCACCTTCTTCGACAAGCCGGATGACACCTGGGAACACGACCCGAGTTTGGCTGCCGAAGAGCAAGCCCAGGTCGACCCCATGAGCGGCACCAAGATATATGACGAAGCAGGCAAGACGGTCTTTGCCAACTGGAGCATGATCGATCCGGGGCAGACCGAAGAAATCACCCTGCGCTACCGCCTGCCGTTCACTATCAAGAATGCAACAAAAGAACAAACCTGGCAGGACGAATTAGATAACTTCATGGGCTGGACTCAGGCCAATTATTATCCCTATTCATTGCTGGTCCAGAAGCAGTCCGGCTCGCTTAACACCACCCTGATCAGCAAATTCGAGATACAGTCACCGACCGCAGGCCGGCCAAAGCTTAAGGTCGCACAGACCCAACCGAGATCGAGCGGTCAGACCACGATCGGCTGGAGCGGCGAGCAATCCCTCGACACTGATTATTACCAAGCAGCTTTTTTAACTGATTATTAA
- the tgt gene encoding tRNA guanosine(34) transglycosylase Tgt, with the protein MKPFSVNKTSKKSKARLGKYKTAHGALNTPFFMPVATQGVLKHVTTEEVRQLGSQIILSNTYHLMLRPGSAHVKKMGGLHAFADWQGSILTDSGGFQVFSLAGTKKRTGEGLVKITDNGVEFRSYVDGSKHLLTPERALRIQAELGVDIAVCLDQCVALPADEKKLKHSVEITTKWAERTKKELKKIKNKPLVHAVIQGGLDIELRKQSLTELAALDFDGYNIGGLAVGETSEQMDDMLAELTPLLPADKPRYLMGVGYPEQIVHAVKQGIDMFDCVIPTREGRHGRLFQFAKGKSLASKNFYSTINITNSKFASDKHPINPDSKIPALRKYTLGYLNYLYKINEPLGLRLATLNNVEFYLKLMERIRQDIKLGEI; encoded by the coding sequence ATGAAACCATTCTCAGTCAATAAGACCTCCAAAAAATCCAAAGCACGCCTGGGTAAGTACAAAACTGCCCATGGAGCTTTAAATACGCCATTTTTCATGCCGGTGGCGACACAGGGCGTCTTGAAGCATGTTACCACCGAGGAGGTCCGCCAGCTTGGCTCGCAGATCATCCTTTCCAATACTTACCACCTAATGCTCCGACCCGGCTCGGCACACGTCAAGAAGATGGGCGGCCTGCACGCCTTCGCCGACTGGCAAGGCAGCATCCTCACCGACTCAGGCGGGTTCCAAGTCTTTTCCTTAGCCGGCACCAAGAAGCGCACCGGAGAGGGGTTGGTAAAAATTACCGACAACGGCGTCGAGTTCCGCTCCTATGTCGACGGTTCGAAGCACTTGTTGACCCCAGAGCGCGCCTTGCGCATCCAGGCCGAGCTCGGCGTGGATATCGCCGTCTGTCTCGACCAGTGCGTCGCCTTGCCGGCCGACGAAAAGAAATTGAAGCACTCGGTCGAGATCACCACCAAGTGGGCCGAGCGCACAAAGAAAGAATTAAAGAAAATTAAAAATAAGCCACTAGTCCACGCCGTCATCCAAGGCGGCCTCGATATCGAATTGCGCAAGCAGAGTCTGACCGAACTGGCCGCCCTCGACTTCGACGGTTACAACATCGGCGGTCTGGCCGTGGGCGAGACAAGCGAGCAGATGGACGACATGCTGGCCGAGCTGACGCCGCTTTTGCCAGCCGACAAGCCTCGCTATCTCATGGGTGTCGGCTACCCGGAGCAGATTGTCCACGCGGTCAAGCAGGGCATCGACATGTTTGATTGTGTTATCCCGACCCGTGAAGGCCGCCACGGACGACTCTTTCAGTTCGCCAAAGGCAAGAGCCTTGCGAGCAAAAACTTTTACAGCACAATCAACATCACCAATAGTAAATTCGCGAGCGACAAGCACCCGATAAACCCCGATTCAAAAATCCCAGCGCTGCGCAAGTACACCCTCGGCTATCTGAATTATTTATACAAGATCAACGAGCCGCTCGGCCTGCGCCTGGCCACGCTCAACAACGTCGAGTTTTATTTGAAGCTTATGGAAAGAATTCGACAAGATATCAAGCTTGGGGAGATATAA
- a CDS encoding CAP domain-containing protein translates to MSQKEFLTFTEFLLEKNNLGTLPLKAPVAKQDVLQEFTPTKPVTKTSVPLSVPTALSLSNLNQPTEKAPTSKLQATIGKPNAKTGKVKDYFIPHEGNGYHPHALHPQRLAFHATSAVVIKIVTLLILVSFPVEAWLAPEELTAQNQQIIKYTNQIRRESNLNELKVSQRLNQASYLKAQDMLIKQYFAHISPDKVGLSNWLAMAEYPYAVAGENLAMGFTSAADVMLGWRQSPTHYANLIDPEFKEIGVSSVAGAYQDTDTTFVAQFFAKPDPGVMAAAKSTTPEVKAKKLMGKVIVAAARPETFTSVTANIEPVEQVLGIKATEIPSTPVEPQLTPDGQPRVSLFINQPQTGKLLIQSEAFVPKDTTKAQISVKGRTIDLELINPNSGLWGTNQLIYTEKPDPAEAVVPAVITVWDKDGNKTSTDINASNLKPTATTYVKQYQYAKSHQPGVTSSIISFTSSYYLVLLLLAMVALTFNIFVAFNKQHPRLIASTIGFMSLIALLILL, encoded by the coding sequence ATGTCACAAAAAGAATTTTTAACATTCACGGAGTTCTTGCTAGAGAAAAATAATCTCGGCACGCTGCCTTTGAAAGCACCCGTTGCCAAGCAAGACGTCCTTCAGGAATTCACTCCAACCAAGCCAGTCACCAAGACATCCGTCCCACTTTCAGTGCCGACGGCTTTGTCGTTGTCCAACCTGAACCAGCCGACCGAAAAGGCACCGACCTCCAAGCTTCAGGCCACCATCGGCAAGCCCAACGCCAAGACCGGCAAGGTTAAGGACTATTTCATTCCGCACGAAGGCAACGGCTACCACCCGCACGCTCTTCACCCGCAACGCTTGGCCTTTCACGCTACCTCGGCCGTAGTCATAAAAATCGTCACTCTTTTGATATTGGTAAGTTTCCCAGTCGAAGCCTGGCTCGCTCCGGAAGAACTGACTGCCCAGAACCAGCAGATCATCAAGTATACCAACCAGATTCGCCGCGAGTCCAACCTGAACGAACTCAAGGTCAGCCAGCGCCTGAATCAGGCTTCATATTTAAAAGCACAGGACATGCTGATCAAGCAGTACTTCGCCCACATCAGTCCAGATAAGGTCGGGTTATCCAACTGGCTTGCCATGGCCGAATACCCCTACGCCGTTGCCGGCGAGAACTTGGCCATGGGTTTCACCAGTGCGGCCGACGTCATGCTCGGCTGGCGCCAGAGTCCGACCCACTATGCCAACCTAATCGATCCGGAGTTCAAAGAAATCGGAGTTTCCAGTGTCGCAGGCGCATACCAGGACACGGACACTACCTTTGTCGCCCAGTTTTTCGCCAAGCCTGATCCGGGCGTCATGGCGGCTGCCAAATCCACCACCCCTGAGGTCAAGGCCAAGAAGCTGATGGGCAAAGTCATCGTCGCCGCTGCCCGTCCAGAAACTTTCACTTCAGTCACTGCAAATATCGAACCGGTCGAACAGGTCCTCGGCATCAAAGCCACTGAAATCCCCTCAACACCAGTCGAACCGCAACTCACTCCTGATGGCCAACCGAGGGTCAGCCTATTTATCAATCAGCCTCAGACCGGCAAGCTGCTGATCCAAAGCGAAGCTTTTGTCCCGAAGGATACGACCAAGGCGCAAATCTCTGTCAAAGGGCGCACCATCGACCTGGAGCTGATTAATCCCAACTCCGGCCTCTGGGGCACCAACCAGCTGATCTACACCGAGAAGCCTGACCCGGCCGAGGCGGTCGTACCGGCAGTTATCACTGTCTGGGACAAAGATGGCAACAAGACCAGCACTGACATTAACGCCAGCAATCTCAAACCGACCGCAACAACTTACGTCAAGCAATACCAATACGCCAAGAGCCACCAGCCGGGTGTCACTTCATCCATCATTTCCTTTACCTCTTCCTATTATCTGGTACTGCTTCTCCTGGCTATGGTCGCCCTGACTTTCAATATCTTCGTCGCTTTCAACAAACAGCACCCCCGCTTGATTGCCAGCACCATCGGCTTCATGAGCCTGATTGCCTTACTGATCCTGCTCTAA
- the rpmJ gene encoding 50S ribosomal protein L36 produces the protein MKVRASVKKICKDCKTIRRKGRVCVVCKNPKHKQRQG, from the coding sequence ATGAAAGTAAGAGCATCTGTTAAAAAAATTTGTAAGGACTGCAAAACTATCCGCCGCAAGGGCAGGGTGTGCGTCGTCTGCAAGAACCCCAAGCACAAACAGCGACAGGGGTAG
- the rpsM gene encoding 30S ribosomal protein S13, with protein sequence MAVRIAGVTIPNDKRVEVALTYIYGIGLTKSQKILGQTSVSPDVRVKDLTDEQVNKIRNLIEKQNKVEGDLRREVLSNIKRLKDIASYRGSRHAKGLPLRGQRTKTNNRTTRGNARKTMGSGRAKSAQKT encoded by the coding sequence ATGGCAGTTAGAATCGCCGGAGTCACAATTCCTAATGATAAACGTGTAGAGGTCGCCCTGACCTATATTTACGGTATCGGTTTGACCAAGTCCCAGAAGATCCTGGGCCAGACCAGCGTCAGCCCTGACGTCCGCGTCAAGGACCTGACCGATGAGCAGGTCAACAAGATCCGCAATCTGATCGAGAAGCAGAACAAGGTTGAAGGCGATTTGCGACGCGAAGTATTGAGCAACATCAAGCGCCTTAAGGATATCGCTTCTTATCGCGGCTCCCGCCACGCCAAGGGCTTGCCATTACGCGGACAGCGCACCAAGACCAACAATCGGACCACTCGCGGCAACGCCCGCAAGACCATGGGTTCCGGTCGCGCCAAATCTGCCCAAAAGACCTAA
- the mnmA gene encoding tRNA 2-thiouridine(34) synthase MnmA: MPKNRKKIIISMSGGVDSSVAAALLKEQGHELIGIFMHFWAEESQNTGQTNKCCSVESFNDARRVANQLGFPLYTLNLDDQFKKEIVDDFLLEYQRGNTPNPCVACNKFIKFDAILKKAEELGFDAVATGHYARIVENDGHLHLARPKDLNKDQTYFLYTLSEEKLKKIIFPLAELTKPEVRELAKKFGLTTASKPESQEICFVGSNDHNDFLRRHLDLKPGPIVTLDGQTLGEHKGLPLYTLGQRKGVEIGGIGPFYVAGFDYPKNILYVTSNGEGPELYRDQLQVNDISWTGSEPAFPFECQAVIRYRHKPCEVTIDRAGDSSYTVHFKTPQRAITPGQSVVFYQDDTVIGGGIII, from the coding sequence ATGCCAAAAAATAGGAAAAAGATAATAATCTCGATGTCGGGCGGAGTGGATTCTTCGGTGGCCGCCGCCTTATTGAAAGAGCAGGGACATGAACTGATCGGCATCTTCATGCATTTTTGGGCTGAAGAAAGCCAAAATACGGGCCAGACCAACAAGTGCTGCTCGGTCGAATCGTTCAATGACGCCCGCCGCGTGGCCAATCAGCTGGGCTTTCCTTTATATACCCTGAATCTTGATGACCAATTCAAAAAAGAGATTGTTGACGATTTCCTCTTGGAATACCAGCGGGGCAATACGCCCAACCCGTGCGTAGCCTGCAACAAATTCATCAAGTTTGATGCCATCCTGAAAAAGGCTGAGGAGCTAGGTTTTGATGCCGTGGCCACCGGCCACTACGCCCGAATCGTAGAAAACGACGGCCATCTGCATCTGGCCAGACCCAAAGACCTGAACAAGGACCAAACCTATTTCCTTTACACCTTGAGCGAAGAGAAACTTAAGAAGATAATTTTTCCTTTGGCCGAGCTGACCAAGCCCGAAGTAAGGGAACTGGCCAAAAAATTCGGCTTGACCACAGCTTCGAAGCCCGAGAGTCAGGAAATCTGTTTCGTCGGCTCGAACGACCACAACGATTTCCTTAGACGTCACCTCGACCTCAAGCCAGGACCGATCGTCACTTTGGACGGACAGACACTGGGCGAACACAAAGGTTTACCGCTTTACACGCTTGGCCAGCGCAAAGGCGTAGAAATCGGCGGCATCGGCCCATTCTACGTAGCCGGATTTGATTATCCCAAAAATATCCTGTATGTTACCAGCAACGGCGAAGGTCCGGAGCTTTACCGCGATCAACTCCAAGTGAACGATATTTCTTGGACCGGCAGCGAACCAGCCTTTCCGTTCGAATGCCAGGCCGTTATCCGTTATCGACACAAGCCTTGCGAAGTCACCATCGACCGTGCAGGCGATTCATCATATACTGTTCATTTCAAAACACCCCAGCGTGCCATCACGCCAGGGCAAAGCGTAGTCTTCTATCAAGACGATACCGTTATCGGCGGAGGAATCATAATCTAG
- the truD gene encoding tRNA pseudouridine(13) synthase TruD, translating to MNDEINHWEIEVRNRQHYVSTNPELAHSSAYFNLSTFEKGIGISNIADNRITAYWPLDFSDYCIEEHLSDGRIARLDNHTGSSAADGDFIVLQVISAAGTPAIINWLKQGLAVESSEVGYASSKEPGLITSQFFSLPARVAQQLASLPAPTGFSAIIAETSYSAEAISPAKLKGNTHTLLLRTQEAFENDLLGLKAEILAKYGALNYFPPKRFGRRHNSHLLGKLVLSENFEEAIKDFLCQTSPTEELLLTRLREVALSGFPNFEKLDKIFSVLPVTFSHELAVIRYLHDHPADYAGAIIQIKHLAKQWLFAYGAYIFNTNLGEASGIKGIINEQLPWTFSPDTADKLVYRRCFERDNIFNGFEVNFIKELIPERKQLIPGRIFPKALTCRAVGKGVALSFFLEGTMPAETVVANLLNFTSVTPRPDWVDVSRFDAKKMLDQGSVADIALRLSPQNA from the coding sequence ATGAATGATGAAATAAATCACTGGGAAATTGAGGTGCGCAATCGGCAGCATTACGTTTCAACGAACCCCGAATTGGCCCACTCTTCCGCCTACTTCAACCTGTCGACCTTCGAAAAGGGAATCGGCATTTCCAACATTGCCGACAACCGGATTACCGCATACTGGCCCTTGGATTTTTCCGACTACTGCATAGAAGAACACCTCTCTGACGGCCGCATCGCCCGCCTCGACAACCATACCGGCTCTTCAGCCGCAGATGGAGATTTCATCGTGCTTCAGGTGATATCTGCTGCCGGCACCCCAGCAATCATCAATTGGCTCAAGCAAGGATTGGCAGTCGAGTCCTCGGAGGTCGGTTACGCCAGCAGCAAAGAGCCTGGACTTATTACTAGCCAATTTTTCAGCTTGCCAGCCAGGGTCGCCCAACAACTGGCCTCTTTACCGGCACCGACCGGCTTTAGCGCAATCATAGCCGAAACTTCCTATTCCGCCGAAGCCATCTCACCGGCAAAACTCAAAGGCAACACCCACACGCTGCTTCTGCGGACACAGGAAGCATTTGAAAATGACCTCCTCGGCTTAAAGGCTGAAATATTGGCCAAATACGGCGCTTTGAATTATTTTCCGCCGAAGCGATTCGGCCGACGGCACAACTCACACCTTTTGGGCAAGCTCGTACTGTCGGAAAACTTCGAAGAAGCGATCAAGGACTTCCTTTGCCAGACCAGCCCGACCGAAGAACTTCTTCTTACACGATTGCGCGAAGTCGCCCTGTCTGGCTTTCCGAACTTCGAGAAGCTCGACAAGATCTTTTCCGTCCTTCCGGTAACTTTCTCCCACGAACTGGCTGTGATAAGATATCTCCATGACCACCCGGCCGATTACGCCGGCGCCATCATCCAGATCAAGCATTTGGCCAAGCAATGGCTTTTCGCTTATGGCGCATATATTTTCAACACGAATCTGGGCGAAGCCTCGGGCATCAAGGGCATCATCAACGAACAACTGCCCTGGACCTTCAGCCCCGATACGGCGGACAAGCTCGTGTACCGGCGCTGTTTCGAACGCGACAACATCTTTAACGGTTTTGAAGTCAATTTCATCAAGGAACTTATTCCTGAACGCAAACAATTGATTCCTGGCAGGATTTTTCCCAAGGCCCTGACTTGCCGCGCCGTCGGCAAGGGCGTGGCCTTGTCGTTTTTTTTAGAAGGGACTATGCCAGCTGAAACCGTAGTGGCGAATCTTTTAAATTTCACTTCCGTTACGCCTCGCCCAGACTGGGTCGACGTTTCCAGATTCGACGCTAAGAAGATGCTTGATCAAGGAAGCGTCGCCGATATAGCTTTAAGACTTTCACCTCAAAATGCCTAA